A part of Rhodamnia argentea isolate NSW1041297 chromosome 8, ASM2092103v1, whole genome shotgun sequence genomic DNA contains:
- the LOC115741349 gene encoding GDSL esterase/lipase At3g27950-like: protein MALVRMLSILVLLVLGLAMTQRYLVSGSSPSCNFSAIYNFGDSNSDTGGRSAAFTQIPPPYGETNLGNPPKRLSNGHVILDFIICAAERLGLPYMSAYLDSIGTNFRCGANFATGDSSILPGPFSPFDLGIQISQFKQFKSRTTELYKNLSDSGEPLYPSTFCSSLARIMAHQASNMHVPINPIKSPHNHICFSLCTNLNNFNMTVDQIVAAIPGILDGFEAAIQQLYGEGARAFWIHNTGPIGCLPFMALPFKFRNGTLDQNGCIAYQNNVVQEFNQQLKERVDQLKNNLSTAAFTYVDVYSAKLSLISDAKNQGNLPHIKGYYFSQATLNEKIYETTAVVQVNGTTIHGDACGDPQDRISWDGIHFTDAANSWIASRILNGSMSDPPVPVANACP from the exons ATGGCATTAGTAAGAATGCTCAGCATTTTGGTACTGCTGGTTTTGGGATTGGCAATGACACAAAGGTATTTGGTGTCTGGCAGTTCACCTAGCTGCAATTTCTCTGCTATCTACAATTTCGGGGATTCAAACTCGGACACTGGAGGCCGCTCGGCTGCGTTTACACAAATTCCACCTCCCTATGGCGAAACCAACCTTGGCAATCCTCCCAAGAGATTATCCAATGGGCATGTCATCCTCGATTTCATAA TTTGTGCAGCTGAGAGACTAGGACTACCTTACATGAGTGCATACTTGGACTCCATAGGGACAAACTTTCGATGCGGCGCAAACTTCGCCACCGGAGACTCCTCCATTCTACCTGGTCCTTTCAGCCCTTTTGATCTTGGGATTCAGATCTCCCAATTCAAACAGTTCAAGTCACGCACAACAGAACTCTACAAGAATTTGAGTGATTCTGGTGAGCCGTTATATCCTTCAACTTTCTGCAGTTCATTAGCCAGAATTATGGCACATCAAGCAAGTAATATGCATGTGCCAATTAATCCAATTAAGAGTCCCCATAATCACATTTGCTTCAGTTTGTGCACAAATCTGAATAATTTT AACATGACAGTAGATCAAATTGTCGCTGCAATTCCTGGCATCCTCGACGGATTCGAAGCAGCAATACAA CAACTCTATGGCGAAGGAGCAAGAGCTTTCTGGATACATAACACCGGTCCAATTGGATGTTTGCCTTTCATGGCTCTACCATTTAAATTTAGAAACGGCACCCTTGACCAGAATGGCTGCATCGCTTATCAAAACAATGTAGTTCAGGAATTCAATCAGCAGCTTAAAGAAAGGGTAGACCAGCTAAAAAATAATCTCTCTACGGCTGCATTCACATACGTCGACGTATATTCAGCCAAGCTCTCGCTGATAAGTGATGCTAAAAACCAAGGTAATCTTCCACATATCAAAGGGTACTACTTCTCTCAGGCTACACTTAATGAGAAAATCTATGAG ACTACTGCTGTGGTACAAGTGAATGGAACCACCATTCATGGAGATGCTTGTGGCGATCCTCAGGATCGAATTAGCTGGGACGGCATACATTTCACGGATGCAGCCAATTCATGGATCGCTTCACGCATCCTCAATGGTTCCATGTCTGACCCACCTGTACCAGTCGCCAATGCTTGTCCATAA
- the LOC115741273 gene encoding protein KINESIN LIGHT CHAIN-RELATED 2-like isoform X2, whose product MPGLATEVGDVHSITDELSSGNNSSYKESYTQLRSPRSPLSPHSPRSDSIDLYINRVVDTSIEQLYNNVFEMQSSDQSPSRSSILSYGEESRLDSELGHLVGDFGVMEMMKDAVPERRLEDKDCDHCPIEGIDLTDGKIEMGSRYKTAVKEEQSSEASSRRKVPYERPPAGKKNEKHAKRTNGSFLRRKQRYPGLLGEKYCNVENILDLGLDDADIGPYLLKRIRDMIATGANPQKALELALRAVSSYEQRVNDKPSLGLVMCLHVLAAIYCDLGQYSEAIPVLERSIGIPALEDGENHALAKFAGCMQLGDTYAMFGQMENSLLLYTAGLEIQKQVLGETDPRVGETCRYMAEAYIQALQFNEAEKLCQMALDIHKGNGSNDVLAEAADRRLMGLICNSKGEYESALEHYVLASMAMASNGQEMDVASIDYSIGDTYLSLAKYDEAVLAYQKALKVFRSTKGKNHPKVASIYVRLANLYHKIGKFKESKSYCESALHIYRRPNPMIPSEEIAGGFIDLSAIYESMNELELALALLKKALKIHADAPGQQNMVAGVEAQVGVIYYMMGKYSDSYTSLNSAVSKFRASVEKKSPLFGIALNQMGLACVQCHAIDEAAELFEEARSILEKEYGPYHPDTLGVCSNLAGTYDALGSNLHRLDDAIEILESVVTIRQEKLGTANSDVDAEKQRLAELLKEAGRDWSRKSRPLGTLLDTNSRI is encoded by the exons ATGCCTGGATTAGCCACTGAAGTTGGAGATGTGCATAGCATCACGGATGAATTATCCAGTGGGAATAATTCATCTTATAAGGAAAGCTACACCCAGTTAAGGTCTCCAAGAAGTCCACTAAGTCCGCACAGTCCTCGAAGTGATTCCATTGATCTTTATATCAATCGTGTGGTAGACACCTCCATCGAGCAGTTATATAACAACGTGTTTGAGATGCAGAGCTCTGATCAATCTCCCTCCAGGTCTAGTATTCTCTCATATGGCGAGGAATCTAGACTTGATTCAGAGTTGGGCCATCTTGTCGGAGACTTCGGTGTAATGGAGATGATGAAGGATGCGGTGCCAGAGAGAAGACTAGAGGATAAAGATTGTGATCACTGTCCAATAGAAGGCATTGATCTGACCGATGGGAAGATCGAAATGGGAAGTAGATATAAAACTGCAGTTAAAGAGGAGCAATCATCAGAAGCAAGTTCTAGGCGCAAAGTGCCCTATGAGAGACCTCCTGCtggaaaaaagaatgagaagcATGCAAAAAGAACAAATGGTTCTTTTCTTCGGAGAAAACAGAGATATCCTGGTTTACTTGGGGAAAAGTATTGCAATGTAGAAAATATTCTTGATCTGGGACTTGACGATGCAGACATTGGACCCTATTTACTCAAAAGAATAAGAGACATGATTGCTACTGGGGCTAATCCCCAGAAAGCTCTTGAATTGGCTCTTCGAGCTGTGAGCTCGTATGAGCAACGAGTTAATGACAAACCTAGTTTAGGGTTGGTTATGTGTTTGCATGTTTTGGCTGCAATATACTGTGACTTAGGTCAGTATAGTGAAGCGATTCCAGTTCTTGAGCGCTCAATTGGAATTCCAGCTTTAGAGGATGGTGAAAACCATGCGCTTGCTAAATTTGCTGGGTGCATGCAGCTAGGTGATACATATGCAATGTTCGGTCAGATGGAGAACTCGTTACTGTTATATACGGCTGGTTTGGAGATCCAAAAGCAAGTTTTGGGAGAGACGGACCCTAGAGTTGGTGAGACATGCCGTTATATGGCTGAGGCTTACATCCAGGCATTGCAATTTAACGAGGCTGAGAAGCTTTGCCAAATGGCTTTGGACATCCACAAGGGAAATGGTTCTAATGATGTCCTTGCAGAAGCGGCTGATAGGAGACTAATGGGACTTATCTGCAACTCAAAAGGTGAATATGAGTCTGCACTTGAGCATTATGTTCTAGCAAGCATGGCCATGGCATCGAATGGACAAGAAATGGATGTGGCTTCAATAGACTACAGTATTGGAGACACATACCTATCGCTCGCTAAGTATGATGAGGCCGTTCTTGCATACCAGAAAGCACTTAAAGTCTTCAGGTCGACCAAAGGCAAGAATCATCCGAAAGTTGCTTCAATTTATGTGCGCTTGGCGAACTTGTACCACAAGATTGGGAAGTTCAAGGAATCCAAATCCTACTGTGAGAGTGCACTTCATATTTACAGAAGGCCTAACCCAATGATCCCATCTGAAGAGATTGCCGGTGGCTTCATCGACCTTTCTGCCATCTATGAGTCTATGAATGAGTTGGAGCTGGCACTCGCATTGCTTAAGAAGGCTTTGAAGATACATGCTGATGCCCCGGGCCAGCAAAACATGGTTGCAGGAGTCGAGGCACAGGTTGGGGTTATCTATTATATGATGGGGAAATATTCTGATTCTTACACCTCCTTAAATTCTGCTGTTTCAAAATTCCGGGCTAGCGTGGAGAAAAAGTCTCCCTTGTTTGGAATTGCTCTAAACCAAATGGGTCTAGCCTGCGTGCAATGTCATGCAATAGACGAGGCTGCAGAACTCTTTGAAGAAGCAAGAAGTATTTTGGAAAAGGAATATGGACCGTATCACCCTGACACTCTAGGTGTCTGCAGCAATTTGGCTGGCACGTATGATGCATTGGGGAG CAATCTGCACAGGTTGGATGATGCAATTGAAATTTTGGAGAGCGTTGTCACCATTAGACAGGAGAAACTTGGGACAGCAAActctgacgtggacgccgagaAGCAAAGGTTGGCCGAGTTGTTGAAAGAAGCTGGGAGGGATTGGAGCAGGAAGTCCAGGCCTCTGGGGACACTACTTGATACTAACTCTCGTATCTAA
- the LOC115741353 gene encoding GDSL esterase/lipase At5g14450-like: MTYKKMASNSGIIENCSSVSLPHPDGFSKALYTFDIGQNDLTFGFQNLIVDQIVAAIPGILDRFNAAIQQLYGEGARAFWIHNTGPIGCLPFMALPFKFRNGTLDQSGCNAYQNNVIQEFNQQLKESVDQLRRNVSMAVFTYVDVYSAKLSLISDAKNQGNLLQRFVDPLNYCCGTFVPAFVMCGLSTQVNGATIHGDACGDPQDRISWDGIHFTDAANSWIASRILDGSMTNPPAPISVACP; encoded by the exons ATGACATATAAAAAAATGGCGTCAAATTCAGGGATCATCGAAAATTGCAGCAGCGTGTCCCTTCCGCATCCTGATGGTTTCTCAAAGGCCCTCTACACATTTGATATAGGACAGAATGATCTTACATTTGGCTTTCAGAACTTGATAGTAGATCAAATTGTCGCTGCAATTCCTGGAATCCTTGACAGATTCAATGCAGCAATACAA CAACTCTATGGCGAAGGAGCAAGAGCTTTCTGGATACATAACACCGGTCCAATTGGATGTTTGCCTTTCATGGCTCTACCATTCAAATTTAGAAATGGCACCCTTGACCAGAGTGGCTGCAACGCTTACCAAAACAATGTCATTCAAGAATTCAATCAGCAGCTTAAAGAAAGTGTGGACCAGCTAAGAAGAAATGTCTCCATGGCTGTATTCACCTACGTCGACGTATATTCAGCCAAGCTATCGCTGATAAGTGATGCTAAAAATCAAGGTAATCTTCTGCAGC GTTTTGTCGATCCACTAAACTACTGCTGTGGTACCTTCGTGCCGGCATTCGTGATGTGCGGACTGTCAACACAAGTGAATGGAGCCACCATTCATGGAGATGCTTGTGGCGATCCTCAGGATCGGATCAGCTGGGATGGCATACATTTCACGGATGCAGCCAATTCATGGATCGCTTCACGCATCCTTGATGGTTCCATGACCAACCCACCTGCACCGATCTCCGTTGCTTGTCCATAA
- the LOC115741273 gene encoding protein KINESIN LIGHT CHAIN-RELATED 2-like isoform X1: MFSKMPGLATEVGDVHSITDELSSGNNSSYKESYTQLRSPRSPLSPHSPRSDSIDLYINRVVDTSIEQLYNNVFEMQSSDQSPSRSSILSYGEESRLDSELGHLVGDFGVMEMMKDAVPERRLEDKDCDHCPIEGIDLTDGKIEMGSRYKTAVKEEQSSEASSRRKVPYERPPAGKKNEKHAKRTNGSFLRRKQRYPGLLGEKYCNVENILDLGLDDADIGPYLLKRIRDMIATGANPQKALELALRAVSSYEQRVNDKPSLGLVMCLHVLAAIYCDLGQYSEAIPVLERSIGIPALEDGENHALAKFAGCMQLGDTYAMFGQMENSLLLYTAGLEIQKQVLGETDPRVGETCRYMAEAYIQALQFNEAEKLCQMALDIHKGNGSNDVLAEAADRRLMGLICNSKGEYESALEHYVLASMAMASNGQEMDVASIDYSIGDTYLSLAKYDEAVLAYQKALKVFRSTKGKNHPKVASIYVRLANLYHKIGKFKESKSYCESALHIYRRPNPMIPSEEIAGGFIDLSAIYESMNELELALALLKKALKIHADAPGQQNMVAGVEAQVGVIYYMMGKYSDSYTSLNSAVSKFRASVEKKSPLFGIALNQMGLACVQCHAIDEAAELFEEARSILEKEYGPYHPDTLGVCSNLAGTYDALGRLDDAIEILESVVTIRQEKLGTANSDVDAEKQRLAELLKEAGRDWSRKSRPLGTLLDTNSRI, from the exons ATGTTCAGCAAAATGCCTGGATTAGCCACTGAAGTTGGAGATGTGCATAGCATCACGGATGAATTATCCAGTGGGAATAATTCATCTTATAAGGAAAGCTACACCCAGTTAAGGTCTCCAAGAAGTCCACTAAGTCCGCACAGTCCTCGAAGTGATTCCATTGATCTTTATATCAATCGTGTGGTAGACACCTCCATCGAGCAGTTATATAACAACGTGTTTGAGATGCAGAGCTCTGATCAATCTCCCTCCAGGTCTAGTATTCTCTCATATGGCGAGGAATCTAGACTTGATTCAGAGTTGGGCCATCTTGTCGGAGACTTCGGTGTAATGGAGATGATGAAGGATGCGGTGCCAGAGAGAAGACTAGAGGATAAAGATTGTGATCACTGTCCAATAGAAGGCATTGATCTGACCGATGGGAAGATCGAAATGGGAAGTAGATATAAAACTGCAGTTAAAGAGGAGCAATCATCAGAAGCAAGTTCTAGGCGCAAAGTGCCCTATGAGAGACCTCCTGCtggaaaaaagaatgagaagcATGCAAAAAGAACAAATGGTTCTTTTCTTCGGAGAAAACAGAGATATCCTGGTTTACTTGGGGAAAAGTATTGCAATGTAGAAAATATTCTTGATCTGGGACTTGACGATGCAGACATTGGACCCTATTTACTCAAAAGAATAAGAGACATGATTGCTACTGGGGCTAATCCCCAGAAAGCTCTTGAATTGGCTCTTCGAGCTGTGAGCTCGTATGAGCAACGAGTTAATGACAAACCTAGTTTAGGGTTGGTTATGTGTTTGCATGTTTTGGCTGCAATATACTGTGACTTAGGTCAGTATAGTGAAGCGATTCCAGTTCTTGAGCGCTCAATTGGAATTCCAGCTTTAGAGGATGGTGAAAACCATGCGCTTGCTAAATTTGCTGGGTGCATGCAGCTAGGTGATACATATGCAATGTTCGGTCAGATGGAGAACTCGTTACTGTTATATACGGCTGGTTTGGAGATCCAAAAGCAAGTTTTGGGAGAGACGGACCCTAGAGTTGGTGAGACATGCCGTTATATGGCTGAGGCTTACATCCAGGCATTGCAATTTAACGAGGCTGAGAAGCTTTGCCAAATGGCTTTGGACATCCACAAGGGAAATGGTTCTAATGATGTCCTTGCAGAAGCGGCTGATAGGAGACTAATGGGACTTATCTGCAACTCAAAAGGTGAATATGAGTCTGCACTTGAGCATTATGTTCTAGCAAGCATGGCCATGGCATCGAATGGACAAGAAATGGATGTGGCTTCAATAGACTACAGTATTGGAGACACATACCTATCGCTCGCTAAGTATGATGAGGCCGTTCTTGCATACCAGAAAGCACTTAAAGTCTTCAGGTCGACCAAAGGCAAGAATCATCCGAAAGTTGCTTCAATTTATGTGCGCTTGGCGAACTTGTACCACAAGATTGGGAAGTTCAAGGAATCCAAATCCTACTGTGAGAGTGCACTTCATATTTACAGAAGGCCTAACCCAATGATCCCATCTGAAGAGATTGCCGGTGGCTTCATCGACCTTTCTGCCATCTATGAGTCTATGAATGAGTTGGAGCTGGCACTCGCATTGCTTAAGAAGGCTTTGAAGATACATGCTGATGCCCCGGGCCAGCAAAACATGGTTGCAGGAGTCGAGGCACAGGTTGGGGTTATCTATTATATGATGGGGAAATATTCTGATTCTTACACCTCCTTAAATTCTGCTGTTTCAAAATTCCGGGCTAGCGTGGAGAAAAAGTCTCCCTTGTTTGGAATTGCTCTAAACCAAATGGGTCTAGCCTGCGTGCAATGTCATGCAATAGACGAGGCTGCAGAACTCTTTGAAGAAGCAAGAAGTATTTTGGAAAAGGAATATGGACCGTATCACCCTGACACTCTAGGTGTCTGCAGCAATTTGGCTGGCACGTATGATGCATTGGGGAG GTTGGATGATGCAATTGAAATTTTGGAGAGCGTTGTCACCATTAGACAGGAGAAACTTGGGACAGCAAActctgacgtggacgccgagaAGCAAAGGTTGGCCGAGTTGTTGAAAGAAGCTGGGAGGGATTGGAGCAGGAAGTCCAGGCCTCTGGGGACACTACTTGATACTAACTCTCGTATCTAA
- the LOC115741354 gene encoding GDSL esterase/lipase At5g14450-like: MVSSSSSSCNFPAIYNFGDSNSDTGGRSAALTQIPPPYGETNLGNPPKRGIIGFLELAAAEKLGLPYMSAYLDSVGTNFGRGVNFAATNSSNLAIQTNVTVDQTVATIPGILDAAIQQLYGEGARAFWIHNTGPIGCLPFMAVPFKFRNGTLNQNGCVAYQNDVVQEFNQQLKERVNNLSVAAFTYVDLYSAKLSLISDAKNQGFVDPLNYCCGTFVPTFVMCGLSAHVNGTTVHGDACGDPQDQIGWDSIHFTDAANSWISSRILNCSMSDPPSPISSACP, from the exons ATGGTGTCCAGCAGTTCATCTAGCTGCAACTTTCCTGCTATCTACAACTTTGGGGATTCAAACTCGGACACCGGAGGCCGCTCTGCTGCACTCACACAAATTCCACCTCCCTACGGCGAAACCAACCTTGGCAATCCTCCCAAGAG AGGTATAATCGGTTTTCTTGAACTTGCTGCAGCTGAGAAACTAGGATTACCATACATGAGTGCATACTTGGACTCCGTAGGGACGAACTTTGGACGCGGTGTAAACTTTGCCGCAACAAACAGTTCAAATCTTGCAATTCAAACA AACGTGACAGTAGATCAAACTGTCGCTACAATTCCTGGCATCCTTGACGCAGCAATACAA CAACTCTATGGCGAAGGAGCAAGAGCTTTTTGGATACACAACACCGGTCCAATTGGATGCTTGCCTTTCATGGCTGTGCCATTTAAATTCAGAAATGGCACCCTTAACCAGAATGGCTGTGTCGCTTATCAAAACGATGTCGTTCAAGAATTCAATCAGCAGCTTAAAGAAAGGGTAAATAATCTATCTGTGGCTGCATTCACATATGTCGACCTATATTCAGCCAAGCTATCGCTGATAAGTGATGCTAAAAACCAAG GTTTTGTTGATCCACTGAACTACTGCTGTGGTACCTTCGTGCCGACATTCGTGATGTGTGGACTGTCAGCACACGTAAATGGAACCACTGTTCATGGAGATGCTTGTGGCGATCCTCAGGATCAAATTGGCTGGGACAGCATACATTTCACGGATGCAGCAAATTCGTGGATCTCTTCACGCATCCTCAACTGTTCCATGTCCGACCCACCTTCACCAATCTCCAGTGCTTGTCCATAA
- the LOC115741352 gene encoding GDSL esterase/lipase At5g14450-like: MTEGDLVSGGSSSCNFPAIYNFGDSNSDTGGRSAAFFQFPPPYGKTNLGDPPKRLSDGHVILDFITEKLGLPYLNAYLDSIGTNFRHGANFATGGSGILPGPISPFDLGIQISQFRQFKSRTTELYKNSKDSGMTGRCSGISLPHPDDFSKALYTFDIGHNDLAVGFYNMTVDQIVAAIPRILEGFDAAVQELYDEGARSFWIHNIGPLGCLPFMALPYNGTLDPNGCVAYKNDVAQEFNQQLKERVNQLRNNLSMAAVTYVDVYSAKLLLISDAKNQGFVDPLKFCCGRFAPTFVKCGMLLEVNGTTIHGDACGDPQNRISWDGTHFTDAANSWIASRILNGSMSDPPVPISNACP; encoded by the exons ATGACAGAAGGTGACTTGGTTTCTGGCGGTTCATCTAGCTGCAATTTTCCTGCTATCTACAACTTCGGGGATTCTAACTCAGACACCGGAGGCCGCTCCGCCGcgttttttcaatttccgcCTCCCTACGGCAAAACTAACCTCGGTGATCCTCCCAAGAGATTATCCGACGGGCATGTCATCCTCGATTTCATAA CTGAGAAACTAGGACTACCGTACTTGAATGCATACTTGGACTCCATAGGAACAAACTTTCGACACGGTGCAAACTTCGCTACCGGAGGCTCAGGCATTCTACCCGGCCCCATTAGTCCTTTTGATCTTGGTATTCAGATCTCCCAATTCAGACAGTTCAAATCACGGACGACAGAACTCTACAAGAACTCGAAGGATTCCG GGATGACCGGAAGGTGCAGCGGAATCTCACTTCCACATCCTGATGACTTCTCAAAGGCCCTCTACACGTTCGATATCGGACATAATGACCTTGCAGTTGGTTTTTATAACATGACGGTTGACCAAATCGTCGCAGCGATTCCTCGCATCCTTGAGGGTTTTGATGCAGCAGTACAA GAACTCTATGACGAAGGAGCAAGATCTTTCTGGATACATAACATTGGTCCACTCGGGTGCTTGCCTTTCATGGCTCTACCATATAATGGTACCCTTGACCCGAATGGCTGTGTCGCTTACAAAAACGACGTAGCTCAAGAATTTAACCAACAGCTTAAAGAAAGGGTGAACCAGCTAAGGAATAATCTCTCTATGGCTGCAGTCACATACGTTGACGTATATTCAGCCAAGCTATTGCTGATCAGTGACGCTAAAAATCAAG GTTTTGTTGATCCACTAAAGTTTTGCTGTGGTAGATTCGCACCGACATTCGTGAAGTGTGGAATGTTATTAGAAGTGAATGGAACCACCATTCATGGAGATGCTTGTGGCGATCCTCAGAATCGAATTAGCTGGGACGGCACACATTTTACAGATGCAGCCAATTCATGGATTGCTTCACGCATCCTCAATGGTTCCATGTCTGATCCGCCTGTACCAATTTCCAATGCTTGTCCATAA
- the LOC115741269 gene encoding transcription factor WER-like, producing the protein MARTKATKGGENEHKKGLWTEEEDKILIDYVEAHGKGKWNTIAKRTGLRRCGKSCRLRWMNYLSPDVKRDGFSEEEEDLIIRLHKLLGNRWSLIAKRVPGRTDNQVKNYWNTHLSKKLGVKVRGARSSTSATPKSFRPLSTPTYPCSTSSRDTASEKGLVKKSDEDARLDRTTWDASEPALGDQSTNHFWDFESGLGELGMTEFLQGQSHDLSWLSS; encoded by the exons atgGCAAGGACAAAAGCCACAAAGGGGGGAGAGAATGAGCACAAGAAAGGACTGTGgacagaggaagaagacaagattCTCATCGACTACGTCGAGGCCCATGGAAAGGGGAAATGGAACACCATTGCCAAGCGGACAG gtttgagaaggtgtgggaagaGTTGCAGGCTGAGGTGGATGAACTATCTCAGCCCAGATGTGAAGAGAGACGGTTTctccgaggaagaagaagacctcATCATCAGACTCCACAAGCTCCTTGGCAACAG GTGGTCTTTGATTGCGAAGAGAGTGCCGGGTCGAACAGACAATCAAGTGAAGAATTACTGGAACACTCATTTAAGCAAAAAGCTAGGCGTCAAAGTGCGGGGCGCTCGATCTAGCACATCCGCGACCCCCAAGAGTTTCCGACCGCTGAGTACTCCCACATATCCATGTTCCACTTCGTCTCGCGACACGGCCTCCGAGAAAGGCCTGGTAAAGAAGTCTGACGAGGATGCGAGACTGGATCGCACGACATGGGACGCCAGCGAACCGGCCCTCGGAGACCAATCGACAAACCACTTTTGGGATTTCGAGAGCGGGCTCGGCGAGCTTGGGATGACGGAGTTCTTGCAGGGGCAGTCTCACGATCTATCTTGGCTTAGTTCGTGA